In the Verrucomicrobiia bacterium genome, one interval contains:
- a CDS encoding VOC family protein — protein sequence MKLSHVAFRVQNIDEAISHWSKTGFALEKRFKKSDPEAEVAWLLDEAGGGVELWQYTDETHPKSAHRARHMAFVSEDIHQDAQALIAGGFKETTPYTEGKLFNYMFLEDGFGMAFELLEEKQ from the coding sequence ATGAAATTATCACACGTCGCTTTTAGGGTACAGAATATAGACGAGGCAATTAGCCATTGGTCCAAGACGGGTTTTGCCCTAGAGAAACGCTTCAAAAAATCTGACCCAGAGGCCGAAGTAGCCTGGCTACTAGACGAGGCTGGCGGAGGCGTAGAGCTCTGGCAGTACACTGACGAAACTCACCCCAAGTCAGCTCACCGAGCGCGGCATATGGCTTTTGTGTCCGAGGATATCCACCAGGATGCTCAGGCCCTGATTGCCGGCGGATTCAAGGAAACAACACCCTACACAGAAGGAAAGCTCTTCAATTACATGTTCCTGGAGGATGGCTTTGGCATGGCGTTTGAGCTGCTGGAAGAAAAACAGTAG